One genomic region from Bacillus aquiflavi encodes:
- a CDS encoding MBL fold metallo-hydrolase yields MKFTVIGCWGGYPKANEASAGYLLEHDGFHLLIDCGSAVLSKLQSILPPENLDCVIISHYHPDHVADIGVLQHARLIQRLLGKDSPILPIYGHGQDEQEFAKLTYKDITVGIEYDPDETLAIGPFSITFLQTKHPVDCYGMRIEAGEKSIIYTADTAYNEEFVHFSKNADLLVCECNFYGNQNGQEAGHMTSIEAGRLAEKENVTKLLLTHLPHYGNLNHLVTEAGQAFKGTILLAKSKLSIHF; encoded by the coding sequence ATGAAATTTACTGTAATTGGCTGCTGGGGCGGCTATCCGAAGGCAAATGAGGCAAGCGCAGGTTATTTGTTAGAGCATGACGGTTTTCATTTATTGATCGATTGTGGCAGTGCTGTTTTATCAAAGTTGCAAAGTATACTGCCGCCAGAAAACCTTGATTGTGTCATCATCTCACATTATCATCCAGATCATGTTGCTGATATCGGTGTATTACAGCATGCTAGGTTGATTCAGCGGCTGTTGGGAAAAGATTCCCCCATTCTTCCTATTTATGGGCATGGACAAGATGAACAGGAATTTGCAAAGTTAACATATAAGGATATTACTGTTGGGATCGAATATGATCCAGATGAAACACTTGCTATTGGTCCCTTTTCAATTACTTTTTTACAAACTAAACATCCTGTTGATTGCTATGGAATGAGAATAGAAGCAGGTGAAAAGTCAATTATTTACACTGCCGACACGGCATATAACGAGGAATTTGTTCATTTTAGTAAAAATGCAGATCTCCTTGTTTGTGAATGTAATTTTTATGGAAATCAAAATGGCCAAGAAGCGGGGCATATGACAAGTATTGAGGCAGGGAGGCTTGCGGAAAAAGAAAATGTTACGAAATTATTGTTAACACATTTGCCGCATTACGGGAACTTAAATCATCTTGTGACTGAAGCTGGACAAGCTTTTAAAGGAACAATTTTATTAGCAAAAAGCAAATTATCAATTCATTTTTAA
- a CDS encoding lipoate--protein ligase, with protein MLFIDNKGITDPRINLAIEEYALKNLDINETYLLFYINEPSIIIGKNQNTIEEINTDYFEKNQIHVVRRLSGGGAVYHDLGNLNFSFITKDDGDSFHNFRKFTEPVIKALQKLGIQAELSGRNDIIAGGRKISGNAQFSTKGRMFSHGTLLFDSEIDHVVSALKVKKDKIESKGIKSIRSRVTNISELLSEKMTIEQFRTLLLTYIFNETEQIPTYNLTEGDWKNIDQISKERYQNWEWNYGKSPKFNVQHSYRFPVGQIDIRMEIVKGIIERCKIYGDFFGVGDVEEFEKKLNGIRYDKEEIKKALTAVDVKYFFGNVTKEEVINLIY; from the coding sequence ATGTTGTTCATTGATAATAAAGGAATAACTGATCCGCGAATTAATTTGGCAATTGAGGAATATGCGTTAAAAAACTTAGATATAAATGAAACATATTTGCTGTTTTACATTAATGAGCCATCAATTATCATTGGAAAGAACCAAAATACAATTGAAGAAATAAATACAGACTATTTTGAAAAAAATCAAATTCATGTTGTTCGGCGTTTGTCTGGAGGAGGCGCTGTGTATCACGATTTAGGAAATTTAAATTTTAGTTTTATTACGAAGGATGATGGAGATAGCTTTCATAACTTTCGTAAGTTTACTGAACCGGTTATAAAAGCACTACAGAAGTTAGGTATTCAAGCAGAATTGAGCGGCCGCAATGATATTATTGCAGGGGGACGAAAAATTTCTGGCAATGCTCAATTTTCAACAAAGGGAAGAATGTTTAGTCATGGTACACTTTTATTCGATTCCGAAATCGATCATGTCGTATCTGCATTAAAGGTGAAGAAAGATAAAATTGAATCAAAAGGCATTAAATCAATTAGAAGCCGTGTTACAAATATTTCAGAACTTTTATCAGAAAAAATGACAATTGAACAGTTTCGTACTTTACTATTAACCTATATTTTTAATGAAACAGAACAGATTCCCACATATAATTTAACTGAAGGAGATTGGAAAAATATTGATCAAATTTCTAAAGAACGTTACCAAAATTGGGAGTGGAATTACGGAAAATCACCAAAATTCAATGTGCAGCATTCCTATCGTTTTCCTGTTGGCCAGATTGATATAAGAATGGAAATAGTTAAAGGAATAATAGAACGATGTAAAATCTATGGCGACTTTTTTGGCGTTGGGGATGTAGAAGAATTTGAGAAGAAGCTTAACGGGATCCGCTATGATAAAGAAGAAATTAAAAAAGCGTTAACCGCTGTAGATGTTAAATATTTTTTTGGAAATGTAACGAAAGAAGAAGTAATCAATTTAATTTACTAA
- a CDS encoding fatty acid--CoA ligase family protein, whose product MNLSSQLYETAKRVPNKPAYYFMDQSSSYAELDGAVTKFASGLAKLGIKKGDHVALLLGNSPYFVIGMYGALRLGATVIPINPIYTSDEISYMLNNGDVKTVITLDLLVPLFEKAHHSLHKVENYIVCETKKDEQANVNVKEFSIFPKLKSFANVLSLGELTFRGPDLDEDDVAVILYTSGTTGKPKGAMLTHKNLYSNAKDISDYLQFNQNDRVITTLPMFHVFSLTVVLNAPLINGGTILIVPKFSPAEIFRLAKKYEPTVFAGVPTMFNYLYQHEDGRAEDLKSLRLCISGGASLPVALLKNFEENFNVTISEGYGLSEASPVTCFNPLDRPRKPGSIGTSILHVENKVVNELGEEVAPGEVGELIVRGPNVMKGYYKMPEETAATIRNGWLYTGDMARMDEDGYFYIVDRKKDMVIVGGYNVYPREVEEVLYNHPDVVEVAVLGVPDPNLGEVVRAFVVSKNPHLTEKQLIEYCSNFLAKYKLPKSIEFIKELPKNTTGKILRRSLREKVLQKNSETPHLCG is encoded by the coding sequence ATGAACTTATCATCGCAGCTGTATGAAACAGCTAAAAGGGTGCCAAATAAGCCTGCATATTATTTTATGGATCAGTCAAGCAGTTATGCTGAATTAGATGGGGCAGTCACAAAATTTGCTTCTGGTCTAGCAAAGCTAGGCATAAAAAAAGGAGATCATGTTGCATTACTGTTAGGCAATTCACCTTATTTCGTGATTGGAATGTATGGGGCATTACGTTTAGGAGCTACTGTTATTCCGATTAATCCTATTTATACTAGTGATGAAATTAGTTATATGTTGAATAATGGTGATGTAAAGACCGTTATTACGCTAGATTTGCTCGTTCCTTTATTTGAAAAAGCACATCATAGTCTACATAAAGTAGAAAACTATATTGTTTGTGAAACTAAAAAGGATGAACAAGCAAACGTTAATGTGAAGGAGTTTTCTATTTTTCCAAAATTGAAATCGTTTGCAAATGTGTTGTCATTAGGGGAACTAACTTTTAGAGGACCTGACCTGGATGAAGACGATGTTGCGGTTATTTTATATACATCTGGAACGACAGGAAAACCTAAAGGTGCAATGCTTACCCATAAAAATTTATACAGTAATGCAAAGGATATCAGTGATTATTTACAATTTAATCAAAACGATCGTGTCATTACAACATTGCCCATGTTCCATGTTTTTAGCCTTACAGTTGTTTTGAATGCTCCACTCATCAATGGAGGAACGATTCTAATCGTCCCTAAGTTTAGTCCAGCAGAAATATTCAGACTTGCCAAAAAATATGAACCAACTGTTTTTGCTGGTGTTCCTACAATGTTTAATTATCTTTATCAACATGAGGATGGGCGAGCTGAAGATTTAAAATCACTTCGCTTATGCATTTCTGGAGGAGCATCTTTACCTGTTGCACTTCTTAAAAATTTTGAAGAAAATTTTAATGTCACTATTTCGGAAGGCTATGGATTATCTGAGGCTTCACCAGTAACGTGTTTTAATCCGTTAGATCGGCCGCGTAAACCGGGTTCAATCGGTACATCGATCCTTCATGTAGAAAACAAAGTAGTGAATGAATTAGGCGAAGAAGTAGCACCAGGCGAAGTAGGTGAGTTGATCGTCCGTGGACCTAACGTAATGAAAGGGTACTATAAAATGCCAGAGGAAACAGCTGCAACAATTCGAAACGGCTGGCTTTATACAGGTGATATGGCAAGAATGGATGAAGATGGATACTTTTACATCGTTGATCGAAAAAAAGATATGGTGATAGTTGGAGGCTATAATGTATATCCGCGTGAAGTAGAGGAAGTGCTTTATAACCATCCTGACGTTGTTGAAGTGGCTGTTCTTGGTGTTCCTGATCCAAATCTTGGCGAAGTAGTACGAGCATTCGTTGTGAGTAAAAATCCTCATCTAACAGAAAAACAGCTAATAGAATATTGTTCTAACTTTTTAGCAAAATACAAACTTCCTAAATCAATTGAATTTATTAAGGAACTTCCAAAAAATACAACTGGTAAAATATTGCGAAGATCACTTCGCGAAAAAGTTTTACAGAAAAATAGTGAAACCCCACATTTATGTGGATAA
- a CDS encoding enoyl-CoA hydratase-related protein, producing the protein MSLVTCKIKNYVALVTINRADSLNAFNYETLTTLQETVAELRTNREVRTIIFTGAGEKAFSVGADLKERKGLSEEEVKRNVYKIGDVFNDIDTLPQPTIAALNGYAFGGGMELALACDFRISIDKTLMGLTETSLAIIPGAGGTQRLPRLIGETKALELILTAKRLTAQEAYQYGLVNKVVEKERLIEACFEFAEAMLANGPIALQQAKFAIKQGMNTDLQTGLQIERKAYEITIPTEDRLEALQAFNEKRKPKYKGR; encoded by the coding sequence ATGAGTCTAGTTACTTGTAAAATAAAAAATTATGTTGCGCTAGTAACGATTAATCGTGCTGATTCTTTAAATGCGTTTAACTATGAGACTTTAACCACTTTACAAGAAACAGTTGCAGAATTGCGAACAAATAGAGAGGTTCGGACTATTATTTTTACTGGCGCTGGTGAAAAAGCGTTTAGTGTAGGTGCTGATCTCAAGGAACGAAAAGGTTTATCTGAAGAAGAAGTGAAACGGAATGTTTACAAAATAGGTGATGTTTTTAACGACATTGATACATTACCTCAACCAACGATTGCTGCTTTGAACGGCTATGCATTTGGCGGAGGTATGGAATTGGCTCTTGCTTGTGATTTTCGAATTAGTATTGATAAGACGTTAATGGGGTTAACAGAAACGAGTTTGGCTATTATTCCAGGTGCAGGTGGAACACAGCGTTTGCCCCGGCTTATTGGTGAGACAAAGGCGCTTGAGTTAATTTTAACCGCAAAGCGGTTAACAGCTCAAGAAGCCTATCAATATGGGTTAGTTAACAAAGTTGTTGAAAAAGAGAGGTTAATCGAGGCTTGTTTTGAATTTGCTGAAGCAATGCTTGCAAACGGTCCGATCGCTTTACAACAAGCAAAATTTGCGATAAAACAAGGAATGAATACTGATTTACAGACAGGTTTGCAAATTGAAAGGAAAGCGTATGAAATAACAATTCCGACAGAAGATCGCCTTGAGGCGCTTCAAGCTTTTAATGAAAAACGAAAGCCGAAATATAAAGGGAGATGA
- a CDS encoding ABC transporter substrate-binding protein, giving the protein MKRGKKMFAAIGLISALLLSGCGGGSESSNGKSSDAEKKDGEKTYKIGVSQFVQHPSLDAAFEGFKKALEDEGLNIEYDVQMAQGDQNNTQSIANNFVGDGVDLIFANATPNAYGALNATKDIPIVFTSVTDPVGANLVESIEKPGGNITGTIDSHPDSISNIVKFMNDYFDGKKVGVIYNTGEQNSVAQIELVKESLKGTDLKLVEATVSTSAEVKQAAESLIGKADMIYIFTDNTVVSALESVIQVAEDNKLPLFVGELDSVKRGGLAAYGFEYGDIGYEAGLMAAEILKGEKQPSELSVKFPPKLKLLINKKAAAAIDLEINEEWNEIAEFVE; this is encoded by the coding sequence ATGAAGCGGGGGAAAAAAATGTTTGCAGCCATCGGATTAATAAGTGCTTTATTATTAAGTGGCTGTGGTGGTGGCAGTGAAAGTTCAAACGGGAAAAGTAGTGACGCTGAGAAAAAAGATGGAGAAAAGACATATAAAATTGGTGTATCACAATTTGTTCAGCATCCTTCTTTAGATGCAGCATTTGAAGGTTTCAAAAAAGCCCTTGAAGACGAAGGATTAAATATCGAATATGATGTACAAATGGCTCAAGGAGATCAAAATAATACACAGTCGATAGCAAACAACTTTGTTGGTGATGGAGTTGATTTAATATTTGCAAATGCAACTCCTAATGCGTATGGAGCATTAAATGCAACGAAAGATATTCCAATTGTCTTTACATCAGTAACAGATCCAGTCGGCGCAAATTTAGTAGAATCTATAGAGAAACCAGGTGGCAATATTACTGGTACGATTGACTCTCATCCTGATTCAATTTCAAATATTGTTAAATTTATGAATGATTATTTCGATGGGAAAAAAGTAGGAGTTATTTATAATACTGGTGAGCAGAATTCCGTTGCCCAAATTGAACTCGTTAAAGAATCTTTAAAAGGAACGGACTTGAAATTAGTTGAAGCCACTGTATCAACTTCTGCTGAAGTCAAGCAAGCCGCTGAATCGTTAATTGGAAAGGCTGATATGATTTATATTTTTACAGACAATACTGTAGTATCTGCTCTAGAGTCAGTTATTCAAGTTGCTGAAGATAATAAACTGCCACTGTTTGTTGGAGAGTTAGATTCTGTAAAAAGAGGCGGTCTTGCAGCATATGGATTTGAATATGGTGATATCGGTTATGAAGCAGGTTTAATGGCAGCGGAAATTTTAAAAGGGGAAAAGCAACCTTCAGAATTATCAGTAAAATTTCCACCGAAGTTAAAGCTCTTAATTAATAAAAAAGCTGCTGCTGCAATAGATTTAGAAATAAATGAAGAATGGAACGAGATTGCTGAATTTGTTGAGTAA
- a CDS encoding ABC transporter permease yields the protein MLTAIFGSVEAGVIYAIMALGVYLSFRILDFPDLTVDGSFVTGGAVAATLIVSGVHPFLATIMALFAGFIAGCITGLLHTKGKINPLLSGILMMIALFSINLRIMGKSNVPLLQEETLLTKITAIWKQFGIDDAIQSGLNAIGLSSFTPKTWGILVAMFLLTIIIKIFIDLFLKTDVGLAVRAVGDNEMMIRSFSADTDLLKILGLGLSNGLVAFSGALIAQYNGFSDVGAGIGMIIIGLASVIIGEAIFGAKTIVRATFAVIGGAILYRIIVTLALRVKFLETGDMKLITALIVIAALIVPKLVAQQKEKKRKKKRLVEVAEKISIENRGETIAPVKTDL from the coding sequence ATGCTTACGGCCATATTTGGATCTGTTGAAGCAGGTGTCATATATGCAATTATGGCATTAGGAGTCTATCTTTCGTTTCGAATTTTAGATTTTCCCGATTTAACTGTTGACGGCAGCTTTGTAACTGGTGGGGCAGTGGCTGCTACGCTAATTGTCTCTGGAGTTCATCCTTTTTTAGCGACAATCATGGCTTTATTCGCAGGTTTTATCGCAGGCTGCATCACAGGTCTTTTGCATACAAAAGGAAAGATCAATCCATTATTATCAGGAATTTTAATGATGATTGCTCTTTTTTCGATTAATTTACGAATTATGGGGAAATCGAATGTTCCACTTTTGCAAGAGGAAACACTTTTAACGAAAATAACGGCTATATGGAAACAATTTGGAATTGATGATGCGATTCAATCGGGCTTAAATGCAATCGGTTTAAGTAGCTTTACTCCAAAAACGTGGGGGATTTTAGTAGCCATGTTTTTATTAACGATTATAATTAAAATATTCATCGATTTATTTTTAAAGACGGATGTTGGTCTAGCAGTTAGAGCAGTCGGTGACAATGAGATGATGATTCGCAGCTTTTCCGCAGATACAGATCTTTTAAAAATTCTTGGCCTTGGTTTATCAAATGGACTTGTTGCTTTTTCAGGAGCATTAATTGCTCAATACAATGGGTTTAGTGATGTTGGAGCAGGAATTGGAATGATTATTATCGGATTAGCTTCTGTTATTATTGGCGAGGCGATCTTTGGAGCAAAAACTATTGTTCGGGCAACGTTTGCTGTGATCGGTGGAGCGATTTTATATCGAATTATCGTCACTTTAGCATTGCGGGTAAAGTTTCTTGAAACTGGAGATATGAAATTAATAACAGCGTTAATTGTTATTGCCGCTCTTATAGTGCCAAAGCTGGTTGCACAGCAAAAAGAAAAGAAACGCAAGAAAAAGCGATTAGTTGAAGTAGCTGAAAAAATTTCAATTGAGAATCGTGGTGAAACAATTGCTCCAGTTAAAACAGATTTATAA
- a CDS encoding ABC transporter ATP-binding protein has protein sequence MLQLKQIYKVFNENTPDEKVALNYINLQLNAGDFVTVIGSNGAGKSTLMNVISGKLFSDIGEVLIDEKRVTNVSEHKRAKLIGRVFQDPMAGTAPSMTIEENLAIAYGRTKRRGLKWGVTKSRRTFFQEKLAMLNLGLENRLQAKVGLLSGGERQALSLLMATFTEPKILLLDEHTAALDPARAELITKLTKQIVAEYKLTTLMVTHNMQQALELGNRLIMMDKGQIIFEANEEEKQQLTVEKLLKEFQRIRGEKMNSDRAVLI, from the coding sequence TTGCTCCAGTTAAAACAGATTTATAAAGTATTTAATGAAAATACTCCAGATGAGAAAGTAGCATTAAATTATATTAACCTTCAGCTTAATGCCGGAGATTTTGTCACTGTTATCGGAAGTAATGGTGCAGGTAAATCAACACTGATGAATGTTATTTCTGGTAAGTTATTTTCTGATATCGGGGAAGTTTTAATAGATGAAAAACGTGTAACGAACGTAAGTGAGCATAAACGGGCTAAATTAATTGGTCGAGTGTTTCAAGATCCGATGGCTGGTACAGCACCGTCAATGACAATAGAGGAAAACTTAGCAATTGCTTATGGAAGAACAAAAAGACGAGGATTAAAATGGGGAGTAACGAAAAGTAGACGTACTTTTTTTCAAGAGAAGCTGGCGATGCTTAATCTTGGTTTAGAAAATCGTTTACAGGCAAAAGTAGGCTTGTTATCCGGAGGGGAACGGCAAGCTTTATCTCTATTAATGGCTACGTTCACTGAACCTAAAATACTACTACTTGATGAGCATACTGCTGCATTAGATCCGGCCAGAGCTGAGTTAATTACGAAGCTGACTAAGCAGATTGTGGCAGAATATAAGCTGACAACATTAATGGTTACGCATAATATGCAACAAGCTCTTGAACTTGGTAATCGCCTTATTATGATGGATAAAGGGCAAATTATTTTTGAGGCAAATGAAGAGGAGAAGCAGCAGTTAACGGTTGAAAAGCTATTGAAAGAGTTTCAGCGAATTCGCGGAGAAAAGATGAACAGTGATCGAGCAGTCCTAATTTAA
- a CDS encoding AzlC family ABC transporter permease, which produces MPEIVLSSKQQSQFKRGLQAGVAIALGYFPVALTFGLIAKTTGLTLGETVLMSLIVYAGASQYISLSLIAAGTGAVSIILTTFIVNIRHFLMSASLNEKCEDEHVLYKLLYSFGITDETFSIAATKEGTVTSSYMFGLNGIAYFSWVFFSCFGFLIGNSLPQILQESMSVALYAMFIGLLVPSIKKSTKVIYLAVLAASFNSIFTITKWLETGWGIVCSTLLSSIIVELIERLKGKGIHDE; this is translated from the coding sequence GTGCCAGAAATAGTACTTAGTAGTAAACAACAATCACAATTTAAAAGAGGTTTACAAGCGGGTGTAGCGATTGCACTTGGATATTTTCCAGTTGCGTTAACATTTGGATTAATAGCTAAAACGACAGGTTTGACACTAGGGGAAACGGTTTTAATGAGTTTAATCGTTTATGCTGGAGCCTCCCAATATATTTCATTAAGTCTAATTGCTGCAGGAACAGGAGCAGTGAGTATTATTTTAACGACCTTTATCGTTAATATTCGTCATTTTTTAATGTCGGCCTCCTTAAATGAGAAATGTGAAGATGAACATGTTTTGTATAAGCTTTTATATTCTTTTGGCATTACTGATGAAACGTTTTCGATCGCAGCAACAAAGGAGGGAACAGTAACAAGTAGTTACATGTTTGGATTAAACGGTATTGCTTATTTCAGCTGGGTATTTTTTTCTTGTTTTGGATTTTTAATTGGTAATAGTTTGCCGCAAATATTGCAGGAGAGCATGTCTGTTGCTTTATATGCAATGTTTATTGGTTTGTTGGTTCCTTCTATAAAAAAAAGTACAAAAGTTATATATTTAGCCGTTTTAGCTGCAAGTTTTAATTCTATTTTTACAATAACAAAATGGCTTGAGACAGGGTGGGGGATTGTTTGTTCTACGTTGTTATCTTCTATTATTGTTGAATTAATAGAAAGATTGAAAGGAAAGGGGATCCATGATGAGTAA
- a CDS encoding AzlD domain-containing protein, translating to MSKEIVLMIIGMALVTYIPRMLPFVLFKDKELPLFVQGILNNVPYATLGALIFPGILFMNGVDIWYGVIGAATAFGLAYAGASIMIVVIGAIAVLTVYSYFI from the coding sequence ATGAGTAAGGAAATCGTGCTAATGATTATCGGGATGGCACTCGTTACATATATTCCGCGTATGCTGCCATTTGTCTTATTTAAGGATAAAGAGCTCCCGCTATTTGTACAAGGTATTTTAAATAATGTGCCTTATGCGACGTTGGGAGCACTAATTTTCCCTGGAATTCTCTTTATGAATGGCGTTGATATTTGGTATGGTGTGATCGGTGCAGCGACAGCTTTTGGTCTGGCATACGCTGGAGCAAGTATTATGATTGTTGTAATCGGAGCAATTGCTGTTTTAACTGTTTATTCGTATTTTATTTAA
- a CDS encoding SCO family protein, whose protein sequence is MKKLYITFVILLVIGIAAGIYYFTGYRQSKMEFPQEITMETHTGEEYSFKDMPPKVRLLEFMYTNCPDICPNTTFQMKQLRDKLVDDGVFGDKVEFITITIDPYNDTQKMLQDYAAAFEVDKHDGWYLLRGTNDETKKIADKFNFFYRDPGTGYLIHSSSTYLLNEKNRVIEVFGMGEGSFDKDKVYKQIQKELK, encoded by the coding sequence TTGAAAAAACTGTATATTACTTTTGTTATATTATTAGTAATTGGCATTGCAGCAGGGATTTATTACTTCACAGGCTATCGTCAATCTAAAATGGAATTTCCTCAAGAAATTACGATGGAAACTCACACAGGAGAAGAATACTCATTTAAAGATATGCCTCCAAAGGTTCGACTTTTAGAATTTATGTATACAAATTGTCCTGATATTTGTCCAAATACAACATTTCAAATGAAGCAACTGCGAGATAAGCTTGTAGATGATGGAGTTTTTGGAGATAAAGTTGAATTTATTACAATCACAATCGATCCATATAATGACACACAAAAAATGTTACAAGATTATGCGGCTGCATTTGAAGTAGATAAACACGATGGCTGGTACTTATTGCGAGGCACAAATGATGAAACGAAAAAAATCGCAGATAAATTTAATTTTTTTTATCGTGATCCCGGCACAGGCTACTTAATACATTCCAGTTCAACATACTTACTTAATGAAAAAAATCGAGTCATTGAAGTCTTTGGCATGGGTGAAGGCAGCTTCGATAAAGATAAAGTTTATAAGCAAATTCAAAAAGAGTTAAAATAA
- a CDS encoding M48 family metallopeptidase: protein MARKIVFFSVLAYIIYGFLIYFYLFYGADTSIPFEYEGTSADPTIFLNGKELMLSEEYSKIRDLLFFLSTPFEWLVYLMILLFGLSKAFKRWAEQSSRFRFIQTAIYLIWLSFFAFVATFPLSYISYSFSKSYNISTQTFASWMKDELIDFWINYGMMLIIVSVLYWLIQKSKKRWWLYAWLLSIPFTLFIMFVNPVLIDPLYNDFYPLKNKELETKILKMADKANIPADHVFEVNMSKKTNALNAYVTGIGSNSRIVLWDTTLNRLSEDEILFIMAHEMAHYVEKHIYIGIGGYLLLSLVGLYLSARLMNWAINHYGEALKLSTVQDIRSLPLFLMILSMLLFISDPFSNIVSRYQEARADTYAIEMTDNPNAAISTFQELSRAGLNQVKPPLLVKIFRYSHPTMLERMTMIEEYGLKKSIERQQ, encoded by the coding sequence ATGGCAAGGAAAATTGTTTTTTTTTCAGTATTGGCTTACATTATTTACGGTTTTCTCATTTACTTTTATTTGTTTTATGGCGCTGATACGAGTATTCCATTTGAGTATGAGGGAACGAGTGCCGATCCCACGATATTCTTAAATGGAAAAGAGCTGATGCTTAGTGAGGAATATTCAAAAATACGTGATTTATTGTTTTTCTTATCAACTCCGTTTGAATGGCTCGTTTACTTAATGATCTTACTTTTCGGCCTATCTAAGGCATTTAAACGATGGGCAGAGCAATCGTCTCGCTTTCGCTTTATTCAAACAGCTATTTATTTAATTTGGTTATCATTTTTTGCTTTCGTTGCTACATTTCCACTTAGCTATATCAGTTATTCGTTTTCAAAATCATACAATATCTCCACACAAACATTTGCTTCATGGATGAAGGATGAGCTAATTGATTTCTGGATCAATTATGGAATGATGTTGATAATTGTTTCTGTTTTATATTGGTTGATTCAAAAAAGTAAAAAACGCTGGTGGTTATATGCATGGCTTTTGTCTATTCCTTTTACCTTATTTATTATGTTTGTCAACCCAGTATTAATTGATCCTTTGTATAACGACTTTTATCCATTGAAAAATAAAGAGCTTGAAACTAAAATACTTAAAATGGCAGATAAGGCAAATATCCCAGCAGATCACGTTTTTGAGGTAAATATGTCGAAAAAAACAAATGCTTTAAATGCATATGTTACAGGGATTGGTTCAAATTCGAGGATCGTGTTGTGGGATACAACATTAAATCGTCTGAGTGAAGATGAAATCTTATTTATAATGGCTCATGAAATGGCTCATTATGTAGAAAAGCATATTTATATTGGGATAGGCGGATATTTGTTGCTATCATTAGTCGGTTTATATTTAAGTGCAAGACTCATGAATTGGGCTATCAATCACTATGGAGAAGCATTAAAATTATCAACAGTTCAAGATATTCGCTCACTGCCTTTGTTTTTAATGATTTTATCAATGTTATTATTTATATCGGACCCATTTTCAAACATTGTTTCACGTTATCAAGAAGCACGTGCTGATACGTATGCCATTGAGATGACCGATAATCCGAACGCAGCCATTTCAACTTTTCAAGAGTTATCGCGGGCTGGATTAAATCAGGTAAAACCGCCACTTTTAGTAAAAATATTCCGCTACAGTCATCCAACAATGCTTGAACGAATGACGATGATTGAAGAATACGGGTTGAAAAAAAGTATAGAGCGGCAGCAATAA
- a CDS encoding IDEAL domain-containing protein: MKNEKSYAELMKSCAMNRQNEEANFMLDLYVDMILSEAMLKAEKTKLLKKIDLALDHRDKVAFNSLCKQLKELNVRFGT, encoded by the coding sequence ATGAAAAATGAAAAATCATATGCAGAGCTTATGAAGTCATGTGCGATGAATCGTCAAAATGAAGAAGCTAATTTTATGTTAGATTTATACGTTGACATGATTCTTTCTGAAGCGATGCTAAAAGCAGAGAAAACAAAGTTGTTAAAAAAAATTGATTTAGCTCTTGATCACCGTGATAAAGTAGCATTCAATTCTTTGTGTAAACAATTAAAAGAACTGAATGTACGCTTTGGAACGTAA